From a region of the Arachis ipaensis cultivar K30076 chromosome B09, Araip1.1, whole genome shotgun sequence genome:
- the LOC107617412 gene encoding malate dehydrogenase, whose protein sequence is MAKDPVRVLVTGAAGQIGYALVPMIARGVMLGADQPVILHMLDIPPAAEALNGVKMELVDAAFPLLKGVVATTDVVEACTGVNIAVMVGGFPRKEGMERKDVMSKNVSIYKSQASALEKHAAANCKVLVVANPANTNALILKEFAPSIPEKNISCLTRLDHNRALGQISERLNVQVSDVKNVIIWGNHSSTQYPDVNHATVRTPAGEKAVRELVADDAWLNGEFITTVQQRGAAIIKARKLSSALSAASAACDHIRDWVLGTPEGTWVSMGVYSDGSYNVPAGLIYSFPVYCQNGEWKIVQGLTIDEFSRKKLDLTAEELSEEKALAYSCLS, encoded by the exons ATGGCCAAAGATCCAGTTCGCGTTCTCGTCACCGGTGCTGCAG GGCAAATCGGGTATGCTCTTGTCCCTATGATTGCCAGGGGAGTGATGCTCGGCGCTGACCAGCCTGTGATCCTTCACATGCTTGATATCCCACCAGCAGCAGAGGCACTGAATGGTGTTAAAATGGAGTTGGTTGATGCTGCATTCCCTCTTCTCAAAG GTGTTGTTGCTACAACTGATGTGGTTGAGGCATGCACTGGTGTCAATATTGCTGTAATGGTTGGTGGCTTCCCAAGGAAAGAAGGTATGGAGAGGAAAGATGTAATGTCCAAAAATGTCTCCATTTACAAGTCCCAGGCTTCTGCTCTTGAAAAGCATGCTGCTGCAAACTGCAAG GTTCTGGTTGTTGCTAACCCGGCAAACACCAATGCTTTGATCTTGAAGGAATTTGCTCCATCCATTCCTGAGAAAAATATTTCTTGTTTGACTAGACTGGATCATAACAGGGCCTTGGGTCAAATTTCTGAAAGACTGAATGTTCAAGTTTCGGATGTGAAAAATGTTATTATCTGGGGTAACCACTCATCAACTCAGTACCCTGATGTCAACCATGCAACTGTTAGAACCCCAGCTGGGGAAAAGGCTGTCCGGGAGCTTGTTGCTGATGATGCCTG GTTGAATGGGGAATTCATAACTACTGTCCAACAACGTGGTGCTGCAATCATTAAAGCTAGAAAGCTCTCAAGTGCACTATCTGCTGCCAGTGCTGCATGTGACCACATTAGAGACTGGGTTCTCGGAACTCCTGAG GGTACCTGGGTGTCAATGGGAGTTTATTCTGATGGATCTTACAATGTGCCTGCTGGACTGATCTATTCATTCCCTGTCTATTGTCAAAATGGAGAATGGAAAATTGTTCAAG GACTTACAATTGATGAGTTCTCAAGGAAGAAACTGGACCTGACAGCAGAAGAGCTCTCCGAGGAGAAGGCTTTGGCTTACTCATGCCTCTCTTAG
- the LOC107617411 gene encoding malate dehydrogenase, cytoplasmic, with amino-acid sequence MAKDPVRVLVTGAAGQIGYALVPMIARGVMLGPDQPVILHMLDIPPAAESLNGVKMELVDAAFPLLKGVVATTDVVEACTGVNIAVMVGGFPRKEGMERKDVMSKNVSIYKSQASALEKHAAANCKVLVVANPANTNALILKEFAPSIPEKNISCLTRLDHNRALGQISERLNVQVSDVKNVIIWGNHSSTQYPDVNHATVRTPAGEKAVRELVADDAWLNGEFITTVQQRGAAIIKARKLSSALSAASAACDHIRDWVLGTPEGTWVSMGVYSDGSYNVPAGLIYSFPVYCQNGEWKIVQGLSIDEFSRKKLDLTAEELSEEKALAYSCLS; translated from the exons ATGGCCAAGGACCCCGTTCGCGTTCTGGTCACCGGTGCTGCAG GGCAAATTGGGTATGCCCTTGTCCCTATGATTGCTAGGGGAGTAATGCTGGGCCCTGACCAGCCTGTAATCCTCCACATGCTTGATATTCCACCCGCAGCCGAGTCACTGAATGGCGTTAAGATGGAGTTGGTTGATGCTGCATTTCCCCTTCTTAAAG GTgtggttgctacaactgatgtgGTTGAGGCATGCACTGGGGTTAACATTGCTGTCATGGTTGGTGGTTTCCCAAGAAAAGAAGGTATGGAGAGGAAAGATGTGATGTCCAAAAATGTCTCAATCTATAAGTCCCAGGCTTCTGCTCTTGAAAAGCATGCTGCTGCAAACTGCAAG GTTCTGGTTGTTGCTAACCCGGCAAACACCAATGCTTTGATCTTGAAGGAATTTGCTCCATCCATTCCTGAGAAAAATATTTCTTGTTTGACTAGACTGGATCATAACAGGGCCTTGGGTCAAATTTCTGAAAGACTGAATGTTCAAGTTTCGGATGTGAAAAATGTTATTATCTGGGGTAACCACTCATCAACTCAGTACCCTGATGTCAACCATGCAACTGTTAGAACCCCAGCTGGGGAAAAGGCTGTCCGGGAGCTTGTTGCTGATGATGCCTG GTTGAATGGGGAATTCATAACTACTGTCCAACAACGTGGTGCTGCAATCATTAAAGCTAGAAAGCTCTCAAGTGCACTATCTGCTGCCAGTGCTGCATGTGACCACATTAGAGACTGGGTTCTCGGAACTCCTGAG GGTACCTGGGTGTCAATGGGAGTTTATTCTGATGGATCTTACAATGTGCCTGCTGGACTGATCTATTCATTCCCTGTCTACTGTCAAAATGGAGAATGGAAAATTGTTCAAG GACTTTCAATTGACGAGTTCTCAAGGAAGAAACTGGATTTGACAGCAGAAGAGCTCTCTGAGGAGAAGGCTTTGGCATACTCATGCCTCTCttag